Proteins encoded in a region of the Solanum dulcamara chromosome 9, daSolDulc1.2, whole genome shotgun sequence genome:
- the LOC129904516 gene encoding cytochrome P450 CYP82D47-like, producing MDFLLIAVTVGSSFIFFFFLRKQFFSAKTESIIRRVPEAGGAWPIIGHLHLLGGSETDQLPHKIMGRMADKYGPIFGMKLGVHQAIVVSDPKLAKECFTTNDLALANRPKSMASEVIGYNHAMFALTPYGPYWRETRKIATIELFSNRRIEMLKHIREFEVKSGIKEIYNNWENSNLNGVVKMEMKEWIGDIVMNTMGRILFGKGRSSNEEEGINKAHKSIRRFFELLGTFVVADFIPYLRWLDIGGHEKAMKQTAKEMDSFVEEWLAEHKTKRVSKGIIKSGEGEDFMDVMLSICEDRDLPGFDADTAIKANCMGLLSAGTDTTIVTSIWTLSLLLNNYNALKKAQDELDVHVGKNRWVQESDIKNLIYLQATVKEALRLYPAGPISVPHESIEDCVIGGYDIPKGTRLLLNIWKIHHDPNIWPHPHEFKPERFLTTHDDVDVRGNHFELLPFGSGRRMCPGISLALKVVPFVIAVLLQGFDMKRPSEEPIDMSESFGLTVLKASPLEVLLAPRLAPVLYE from the exons ATGGATTTCCTTTTGATTGCCGTCACTGTAGGTAGCTCctttatctttttcttctttcttcgcaAGCAATTTTTCTCAGCTAAAACAGAGAGTATAATTAGAAGGGTACCTGAAGCTGGCGGAGCATGGCCCATTATCGGCCATCTCCATCTTCTCGGTGGATCCGAAACTGATCAGTTACCTCACAAAATCATGGGCCGCATGGCAGATAAGTACGGGCCTATTTTCGGAATGAAGCTTGGAGTTCATCAGGCTATAGTTGTGAGCGATCCCAAATTAGCCAAAGAATGCTTCACAACAAACGACTTAGCCCTAGCGAACCGGCCCAAATCAATGGCTTCAGAGGTAATAGGCTACAACCACGCTATGTTTGCACTAACTCCTTACGGACCTTACTGGAGAGAAACAAGGAAGATTGCCACAATTGAGCTTTTCTCCAATCGGCGAATCGAGATGCTCAAACACATCCGAGAATTTGAGGTAAAATCAGGGATTAAAGAGATTTATAATAACTGGGAGAACAGTAATTTAAATGGTGTTGTGAAGATGGAGATGAAGGAATGGATTGGGGATATAGTTATGAACACTATGGGGAGAATTTTATTCGGAAAAGGGCGCAGTAGTAATGAGGAAGAAGGAATAAATAAGGCTCACAAATCAATAAGAAGATTTTTTGAACTGTTAGGGACTTTTGTTGTGGCTGATTTTATACCTTATTTAAGATGGCTGGATATAGGAGGCCATGAGAAGGCAATGAAGCAGACTGCTAAAGAAATGGACTCTTTTGTTGAAGAATGGTTAGCAGAGCACAAAACGAAAAGGGTTTCTAAAGGAATTATTAAATCTGGTGAAGGAGAAGATTTCATGGATGTCATGCTTTCCATTTGTGAAGACAGAGATCTGCCTGGATTTGATGCCGATACTGCTATCAAAGCTAACTGCATG GGTCTACTATCGGCAGGTACGGACACTACAATCGTAActtcaatatggactttatctTTACTCCTAAACAATTACAATGCACTAAAAAAGGCCCAAGATGAGCTAGATGTGCACGTTGGAAAGAATAGATGGGTCCAAGAATCGGATATCAAGAACTTGATTTATCTTCAAGCTACTGTCAAAGAAGCATTACGTTTATATCCAGCTGGACCTATCTCTGTACCACACGAATCGATAGAGGATTGTGTTATTGGTGGCTACGATATACCAAAAGGCACTCGCTTATTGTTGAACATATGGAAGATTCATCATGATCCTAATATATGGCCACATCCTCACGAGTTTAAGCCAGAGAGGTTCTTGACGACCCACGATGATGTCGATGTAAGGGGCAATCACTTTGAGTTGTTACCTTTTGGTAGTGGAAGAAGAATGTGCCCTGGAATTTCATTGGCCCTTAAAGTGGTGCCCTTTGTAATAGcagtgctgctgcaggggtttgaCATGAAGAGGCCTTCGGAGGAACCAATTGATATGAGTGAGAGCTTTGGATTGACAGTCCTCAAGGCTTCTCCGCTCGAAGTTCTCCTTGCTCCACGCTTGGCTCCCGTTCTTTATGAATGA